A region from the Triticum urartu cultivar G1812 chromosome 1, Tu2.1, whole genome shotgun sequence genome encodes:
- the LOC125535271 gene encoding methyl-CpG-binding domain-containing protein 4-like, with the protein MLGFELLPITPLNLATQGRLGFPQRRHTLPPLRPMSPPKVVAGPACVVGDEGRGDNFADSFPSGGPWTPRRRPRTVRKRSSDVLAGFLGYTGGEDSADCGRNPDSPPSAPDLKTKKSLKDSIGMYTVQCYKCKKWRKIPTKEEFETIRESLAEDPWFCDRDPSAGRSCKQPEDIPCDSSCIWVMDKPGIPRPPPATERLVIMRRDLSKMDTYYLLPNGKRARSGSDVEKFLQDNPEYRANLPASKFSFAAPKIVPATVRESSLWRVAKAEREKV; encoded by the exons ATGCTCGGCTTCGAGCTTTTACCTATCACTCCATTGAATCTGGCGACTCAAGGGCGACTAGGGTTTCCCCAGCGCCGCCACACCCTCCCCCCTCTCCGTCCCATGTCGCCACCCAAGGTGGTCGCCGGGCCAGCCTGTGTGGTTGGCGATGAAGGTCGTGGTGACAATTTTGCCGATTCGTTCCCTAGCGGAGGACCTTGGACGCCAAGGCGGCGGCCTCGGACGGTGAGGAAGCGTTCGTCAGATGTGCTAGCCGGCTTCCTTGGCTACACGGGTGGAGAGGATTCGGCTGATTGTGGTCGCAACCCGGATTCCCCACCTTCTGCTCCAGATCTGAAG ACTAAGAAAAGTTTGAAGGACTCCATCGGCATGTACACGGTCCAATGCTACAAATGTAAGAAATGGCGCAAGATCCCAACGAAAGAGGAGTTCGAGACGATCCGCGAGAGCTTAGCCGAGGACCCCTGGTTCTGTGACAGGGACCCCAGCGCCGGCCGTTCCTGCAAGCAGCCGGAGGACATTCCGTGCGACAGCAGCTGCATCTGGGTCATGGACAAGCCAGGCATCCCGCGCCCGCCACCTGCGACGGAGCGGCTGGTGATCATGCGGCGTGACCTGTCCAAGATGGACACCTACTACTTGCTACCCAACGGGAAGCGCGCGCGGTCCGGCAGCGACGTGGAGAAGTTCCTCCAGGATAACCCGGAGTATAGGGCGAACCTGCCGGCATCAAAGTTCTCCTTCGCCGCGCCCAAGATCGTTCCGGCGACCGTGAGAGAGAGCTCACTATGGAGGGTTGCCAAAGCCGAGAGGGAAAAAGTTTGA